Proteins from a single region of Desulfuromonadales bacterium:
- a CDS encoding FeoB-associated Cys-rich membrane protein, whose product MGIVDIIWMAVILGGAGYLFYRSFWKKKGSCHDCSGCDCSSKR is encoded by the coding sequence ATGGGCATCGTCGATATCATCTGGATGGCAGTGATCCTGGGCGGAGCGGGCTACCTCTTCTACCGCTCGTTCTGGAAGAAAAAAGGGTCGTGTCACGATTGCAGCGGCTGCGACTGCTCGTCGAAACGGTAA
- a CDS encoding DUF2325 domain-containing protein, which yields MCVAVIGGMARLERHYRLEAAQAGVELRVFNQSEANIGAKLKNVDAVLIFTNKVSHRARHEAVSVARTQNIPVFQYHSCGVCTLRNCLTCIKLSKEE from the coding sequence ATGTGCGTCGCGGTGATCGGCGGGATGGCCCGGCTGGAACGGCACTACCGGCTGGAAGCGGCGCAGGCCGGCGTCGAACTGCGGGTTTTCAATCAGTCGGAAGCCAACATCGGCGCCAAACTCAAGAACGTCGACGCCGTGCTCATCTTCACCAACAAGGTGTCGCACCGTGCCCGGCACGAGGCGGTCAGCGTGGCCAGAACCCAGAACATCCCGGTGTTCCAGTACCACTCCTGCGGCGTCTGCACGCTGCGGAACTGCTTAACTTGTATTAAACTCTCCAAGGAGGAATGA
- a CDS encoding DUF3793 family protein, with translation MQHHRSDEQRRPVWHDLAERFADERECLAAFLALEAAEVLDGEKPANLINVANRRRACGRNLYRMWQRHGATLARQGGLAVRELADRGDSLLLLLYRPQTLAALLARPNVAGFLRKAGYTNPADPQASLTELQARIPAAGFPHEIGVFLGYPLKDVAGFMGWAPLPFTCQGPWKIYGDPAGSLGLAEAFRQSRCRMARRLARCATPVDCLHAVGSSAGEAFCGASIENEYRYDLRRAACASR, from the coding sequence ATGCAGCACCATCGCTCCGATGAGCAAAGACGGCCGGTCTGGCATGATCTGGCGGAGCGTTTCGCCGATGAACGGGAATGCCTGGCCGCATTCCTCGCCCTCGAAGCGGCAGAAGTCCTCGATGGGGAAAAACCGGCGAACCTGATCAACGTCGCCAACCGCCGCCGGGCCTGCGGCCGCAACCTCTACCGGATGTGGCAGCGCCACGGGGCCACTCTGGCGCGGCAAGGCGGCCTGGCCGTCCGGGAGCTGGCCGACCGGGGCGATTCGCTGCTGCTGCTGCTCTACCGGCCGCAGACACTCGCGGCCCTGCTCGCCCGGCCGAACGTCGCGGGGTTTCTCCGCAAGGCCGGCTACACCAACCCGGCCGACCCGCAAGCGTCTTTGACGGAGCTGCAAGCACGGATCCCGGCGGCAGGGTTTCCCCACGAAATCGGGGTTTTTCTCGGCTACCCGCTCAAGGACGTGGCCGGTTTCATGGGCTGGGCGCCCCTGCCCTTCACCTGCCAGGGTCCCTGGAAAATCTACGGCGATCCCGCCGGCAGCCTCGGGCTCGCCGAAGCTTTCCGCCAGAGCCGCTGCCGCATGGCCCGGCGGCTGGCTCGCTGCGCTACCCCCGTCGATTGCCTGCATGCGGTCGGCTCATCTGCAGGGGAGGCTTTTTGCGGGGCATCAATTGAAAATGAATATCGTTATGATTTAAGGAGGGCGGCATGTGCGTCGCGGTGA